One genomic region from Chthonomonas calidirosea T49 encodes:
- the argB gene encoding acetylglutamate kinase, with protein sequence MQTPADVLIEALPYFREFYGKIVVVKYGGNAMIDETLKEQVMQDIALLHYVGIRPILVHGGGPEISALMKQMGYEPTFVGGLRVTDAATMEIVEMVLAGKTNKSIVALLNRQGAQAVGLSGKDANLIVACKMHSPKGDLGYVGEVARVNPGILNLLVERGYIPVVSSVAIGPDGESYNVNADHVAGHIAAAVGAAKLVILTDVEGLYADYNDKSSLIVDMDVARAEEMLRTGAADRGMIPKLEACITAIEGGVPRCHLIDGRKPHALLIEIFTDQGIGTMVHGSGA encoded by the coding sequence ATGCAAACCCCTGCCGATGTGTTGATTGAGGCTTTACCCTATTTCCGTGAGTTCTACGGAAAGATCGTGGTGGTAAAGTATGGCGGGAACGCCATGATTGATGAGACTTTGAAAGAGCAGGTGATGCAAGACATCGCGCTGCTTCACTATGTGGGGATACGCCCTATTCTCGTGCACGGTGGCGGCCCTGAAATTAGCGCCCTTATGAAACAGATGGGGTACGAGCCTACCTTTGTGGGTGGGCTACGGGTGACCGATGCGGCCACGATGGAGATCGTAGAGATGGTGCTGGCCGGAAAGACCAACAAGTCCATTGTGGCATTGCTAAACCGTCAGGGGGCGCAGGCCGTTGGGCTGAGCGGCAAAGATGCCAACCTGATTGTGGCCTGCAAGATGCACTCGCCGAAGGGCGATTTAGGGTATGTGGGCGAAGTGGCGAGGGTGAACCCCGGCATTCTTAATCTGCTGGTGGAGAGGGGCTATATTCCCGTTGTCTCTTCGGTGGCCATAGGCCCCGATGGTGAGAGCTACAATGTGAATGCCGATCATGTGGCGGGGCATATTGCCGCCGCCGTAGGGGCGGCCAAACTGGTGATTCTCACCGATGTCGAGGGGCTTTATGCCGACTACAACGATAAATCGAGCCTTATCGTGGATATGGATGTTGCTCGCGCAGAGGAGATGTTGCGCACCGGTGCTGCTGATAGAGGGATGATACCTAAGCTGGAGGCCTGCATCACGGCCATCGAGGGCGGGGTTCCTCGCTGCCATCTGATTGACGGACGAAAGCCCCATGCGCTCCTTATCGAGATCTTCACCGATCAAGGAATCGGCACAATGGTGCACGGCTCAGGGGCGTAG
- a CDS encoding VOC family protein — protein MGRSGNNSAICGGGFHHVAVRAWDFEGALRFYIEGLGFRRVYGWGRDERSTGGRDTRAVMLDTGDGNYFEVFAGGTPPSEGGLPEGALLHVALRTNDCDAALERARAAGAIVTMEPRTLSIEGDTPQQFRIAFCKGPCGETIEFFQNDTL, from the coding sequence ATGGGAAGATCAGGGAACAATTCCGCCATTTGCGGCGGTGGGTTTCACCATGTGGCCGTGCGCGCATGGGATTTCGAAGGGGCGCTTCGCTTCTATATCGAAGGCCTTGGTTTTCGACGCGTCTACGGTTGGGGCAGAGATGAACGCAGCACAGGCGGTCGTGATACGCGCGCAGTGATGCTCGACACCGGAGACGGCAACTACTTTGAGGTTTTTGCCGGCGGCACGCCGCCATCGGAAGGAGGCCTACCGGAAGGGGCGCTTCTCCATGTGGCCCTGCGCACCAACGACTGCGATGCAGCCCTTGAGCGGGCGCGTGCCGCCGGTGCGATCGTCACTATGGAGCCGCGTACGCTCTCCATTGAAGGAGATACTCCACAGCAGTTCCGCATCGCCTTCTGTAAAGGCCCCTGTGGCGAAACGATAGAGTTTTTCCAAAACGATACGCTTTAG
- the alr gene encoding alanine racemase: MQDGHAPAVAEDGKTRAWATVHLAAIRANIATLRRIAGPSKEIMAVVKADAYGHGLLAVAKAALEAGVQWLGVATVEEGRCLRRAGITCPIALLCVPAPQEAEWVVQYNLTPLIGSEDVLRALVAAGCREAHLEVDTGMGRAGVLPEEATALWRLAQSRGLAFTGLGTHFADAENPQDELSQKQLECFHWVRSTLEKAGARFRWIHSANSAALLAGLDSESNLVRPGLLVYGILPSTRQNQLWRTQFLPALQLEASIGTVRELPQGHSISYGATHRLTRPSRVATALIGYGDGYPRRLSNQGYMLVHGQKAPILGRICMDQTVLDVTEIPFVQSGDVAVAIGKQGTECLFVEELAKSVGTTEHEITTCLTQRIPRFFEP, from the coding sequence ATGCAGGATGGGCATGCTCCCGCCGTAGCGGAGGATGGCAAAACGCGTGCCTGGGCAACCGTTCATCTGGCAGCCATTCGCGCCAATATTGCCACCCTTCGGAGAATTGCCGGCCCTTCTAAAGAGATTATGGCCGTTGTAAAGGCGGATGCATATGGGCATGGCCTGCTTGCGGTGGCCAAAGCGGCTTTAGAGGCTGGGGTTCAATGGCTTGGAGTGGCCACTGTAGAGGAGGGAAGGTGCCTCCGTCGGGCTGGCATTACCTGCCCGATCGCCCTGCTCTGTGTGCCCGCTCCCCAAGAGGCCGAATGGGTCGTGCAATACAATCTAACACCCCTTATTGGTAGCGAGGATGTGTTGAGAGCGCTCGTGGCCGCCGGATGTCGTGAGGCCCATTTAGAAGTTGACACCGGCATGGGACGTGCGGGCGTTTTGCCCGAGGAGGCCACCGCTCTATGGAGACTCGCACAGAGCCGCGGTCTTGCCTTTACCGGTTTGGGCACTCATTTTGCCGATGCCGAGAATCCTCAAGACGAGCTTAGTCAAAAGCAGCTAGAATGCTTTCATTGGGTTCGTTCCACCTTAGAGAAGGCGGGAGCGAGGTTCCGATGGATTCACAGCGCCAACAGCGCTGCGTTACTGGCAGGTTTGGACTCCGAATCGAATCTAGTGCGACCCGGCCTGCTTGTCTACGGCATACTGCCCAGTACTCGTCAGAACCAGCTCTGGCGTACGCAATTTCTGCCAGCACTTCAGCTTGAGGCTTCTATTGGCACCGTGCGAGAACTGCCTCAAGGACATTCTATTAGCTATGGAGCCACCCATCGGCTTACCCGCCCTTCTCGCGTGGCCACCGCTCTCATAGGATATGGAGATGGATACCCACGTCGGCTTTCTAACCAAGGCTACATGCTGGTGCATGGCCAAAAAGCCCCTATATTGGGTCGAATCTGCATGGATCAGACCGTTCTCGATGTCACCGAGATTCCTTTCGTCCAGTCGGGCGATGTGGCCGTCGCCATCGGAAAGCAGGGCACAGAGTGCCTCTTTGTAGAGGAGTTAGCCAAATCCGTCGGCACAACCGAACACGAAATTACTACCTGCCTCACCCAGCGTATCCCACGCTTTTTTGAACCTTAA
- the argJ gene encoding bifunctional glutamate N-acetyltransferase/amino-acid acetyltransferase ArgJ: MITLWKEELAGVTYPEGFVVAAVRCGLKTEGDDLALLVSDSMATVAGVFTTNYVQAACVRYSRRVVRSSGVARAVLINAGNANACNGERGETDNRNLAEWTSRLLDVAPDAVLTASTGVIGHPLPMDRLQKGIPEAVERLERSAEADARAARAIMTTDTFPKYRAVLVDSNHWVAPIRFGGMCKGAGMIAPHMATMLAFLTTDARLPGPLLQEALRRAVEPSFNSVTVDGDTSTNDMCLLLASGMGEAEISREGEAFEDFVEALTRLATALAKEIARDGEGATKLVTITVQGAPTRYAAKTVAKTVAESPLVKTALFGCDPNWGRLLAAAGRSGVHLDPNRIEGFIGPYRVCAQGSSVPFDREGAHAYLKGREVTVTLDLGIGEESATVYTCDFSYDYVRINAEYHT, translated from the coding sequence ATGATCACGTTGTGGAAGGAAGAGTTGGCTGGGGTAACCTACCCAGAGGGGTTTGTGGTGGCCGCCGTACGATGCGGGTTGAAGACAGAAGGGGATGACCTCGCTCTGCTCGTGTCCGATAGCATGGCCACTGTCGCCGGTGTTTTCACAACGAACTACGTGCAGGCCGCCTGTGTGCGCTACTCGCGTCGCGTTGTGCGAAGCAGCGGTGTGGCGCGTGCTGTGCTGATCAACGCCGGCAACGCCAATGCCTGCAATGGAGAGCGCGGAGAGACGGATAACCGCAACTTAGCGGAGTGGACCTCGCGCCTTCTGGACGTGGCGCCAGATGCCGTGCTTACCGCCTCTACCGGCGTTATTGGCCATCCATTACCGATGGATAGGTTGCAAAAAGGCATTCCTGAGGCGGTCGAACGCTTGGAGCGTTCTGCCGAAGCCGATGCCCGTGCCGCCCGTGCTATCATGACCACCGACACTTTTCCCAAATATCGGGCTGTTTTGGTCGATTCCAATCACTGGGTAGCTCCTATCCGTTTTGGAGGCATGTGCAAGGGAGCCGGTATGATCGCCCCCCACATGGCTACTATGTTGGCATTTCTCACCACCGATGCTAGGCTCCCCGGCCCTCTATTGCAGGAAGCTTTGCGCCGCGCCGTAGAGCCCTCCTTTAACTCTGTTACCGTAGATGGCGATACCAGCACAAACGACATGTGCCTTCTGCTCGCTTCTGGCATGGGTGAGGCGGAAATATCGCGCGAAGGCGAGGCTTTTGAAGATTTTGTAGAGGCGCTTACGCGCCTGGCCACGGCGCTAGCGAAAGAGATCGCCCGCGACGGTGAGGGGGCCACGAAGCTGGTCACCATAACGGTGCAAGGGGCGCCTACAAGGTATGCGGCCAAAACGGTGGCTAAAACGGTTGCCGAATCGCCTCTAGTGAAAACAGCGCTGTTTGGGTGCGATCCGAACTGGGGTAGGCTGTTGGCCGCTGCCGGGCGTTCGGGTGTGCATCTTGACCCCAACCGGATAGAGGGGTTCATAGGGCCTTACAGGGTTTGCGCTCAGGGCAGCTCGGTGCCTTTCGATCGGGAGGGCGCCCACGCCTATCTGAAAGGGAGGGAGGTCACCGTTACGCTCGACTTGGGCATTGGCGAGGAGAGCGCAACGGTGTATACCTGCGATTTCAGCTATGACTATGTCCGAATCAACGCCGAATACCATACGTGA
- the argC gene encoding N-acetyl-gamma-glutamyl-phosphate reductase gives MLNVGIVGASGYAGGELLRLLLRHPHVQLRCAFSGTYAGKLLGEAFPGLSRYTELRFADMDEGLLTSCDVVFLAQENGKAMHLAPKLLAAGCRVIDISADFRFRDTETYLQWYGQPHACPEWNREAVYGLPELYRAQIEKARLVGNPGCYPTAAILALAPLLKANLVDPSSILVDAKSGASGAGRSKFGLDYHFSELNENVSAYKIAGTHRHTPEIEAVLADVAGLPQLRISFTPHLIPMTRGILATCYAQLRSPQTTKALQELYIEFYKEAPFVVVFTDRLPSTKGTYGSNDCHIGLAVDDRTNRVTVVSAIDNLVKGAAGQAIQNMNLMCHFEETAGLDSGGLWP, from the coding sequence ATGCTTAACGTAGGAATCGTGGGGGCTTCTGGCTATGCGGGCGGTGAGCTATTGCGGCTGCTTCTACGGCATCCCCACGTTCAGTTGCGGTGCGCATTTTCGGGCACATATGCCGGCAAGCTGTTGGGCGAGGCGTTTCCTGGGCTTTCACGCTACACCGAGTTGCGCTTTGCCGATATGGATGAAGGCCTCCTCACCTCTTGTGATGTGGTGTTCCTTGCTCAAGAGAACGGCAAGGCTATGCACTTGGCTCCAAAGCTGCTGGCCGCTGGGTGCCGCGTCATTGATATCTCTGCCGACTTCCGTTTCCGTGACACGGAGACCTACCTTCAGTGGTACGGGCAGCCGCACGCTTGCCCCGAATGGAACCGGGAAGCCGTTTACGGCCTCCCCGAGTTGTACCGCGCGCAGATCGAAAAGGCGCGACTTGTCGGCAACCCAGGATGCTATCCTACGGCGGCCATTTTGGCTTTGGCTCCCTTGTTGAAAGCGAATTTGGTTGATCCGAGCTCGATTCTCGTGGATGCTAAATCCGGAGCGTCCGGCGCAGGTCGCTCGAAGTTCGGTCTCGACTACCACTTCTCAGAGCTAAACGAAAACGTGAGCGCCTATAAGATCGCGGGCACTCATCGCCATACACCTGAAATCGAGGCGGTGCTCGCCGATGTGGCCGGCCTGCCTCAACTGCGTATCAGCTTTACCCCTCACCTCATTCCCATGACGCGAGGCATTCTGGCCACCTGCTATGCCCAACTCCGATCACCGCAGACGACCAAAGCGCTTCAGGAGCTTTACATCGAGTTCTATAAAGAGGCCCCGTTTGTCGTCGTCTTCACCGATCGACTGCCCTCTACGAAAGGAACCTATGGCTCCAACGACTGCCACATCGGTTTGGCGGTAGACGATCGCACCAATCGGGTAACGGTGGTCTCCGCCATTGATAACTTGGTGAAAGGTGCGGCGGGGCAGGCCATCCAGAACATGAATTTGATGTGTCATTTTGAAGAGACGGCTGGTTTGGATTCGGGAGGCCTTTGGCCATGA
- the recJ gene encoding single-stranded-DNA-specific exonuclease RecJ: MASPLIRSGMNADLGGTVRWRVLPPQPAIEQRLLKGGDLHPIVARLLAQRGIETVEEAHRFLHPHLDHLHDPFLLPDVEPACVRIQQALHRHERILVYGDYDSDGVTSAALWTRLLRRLGAEVEVFVPHRKRDGYDIRHAAIAQAKARGVRLIITTDCGVRRVEEVEYARQLGIDVIITDHHLPPEVLPRAVAVVNPHRADSRYPFPYLAGVGVAFRCGEALVRHLGLKVESYRQAFLDLVTIGTITDLMPLLDENRVLVTFGLQQLPYTKKPGLQALLEVSGVQKPQAEENAPLLTVRDIGFSLGPRLNAASRVDETKPALDLLLTSDPGEARRLAALLDAQNRTRQEEQKRIFQEAIQRVQQEGLHERACIIIKGTGWSSGIIGLVAGKLTEAFHRPSIVLALNPQTGEGRGSARSIEAFDLGEALELCRPLLIDGGGHAHAAGFSIRLENVADLTQRMEEIARQRLTEEDLQPVLDIDAELSPHQIDERLLEQLEGMAPFGMENPEPIFVSYGAFVRSIRPIGKEFQHLKLIVAAQTSHEPTTYPALMWWQGTLASELAPGPADICYRLQRNTYQGERRIQLLVEDIRQGNR; encoded by the coding sequence ATGGCTTCTCCGCTCATTCGTTCCGGTATGAACGCCGATTTGGGAGGAACGGTACGTTGGCGCGTTCTTCCGCCACAGCCCGCCATCGAACAACGCCTTCTCAAAGGCGGCGATCTCCATCCCATCGTCGCGCGACTTCTGGCGCAACGCGGCATCGAAACAGTGGAAGAGGCGCACCGTTTTCTCCATCCTCATCTCGATCATCTGCACGATCCCTTCTTATTACCCGACGTAGAGCCTGCCTGCGTGCGCATCCAACAGGCCCTACATCGCCACGAACGGATTCTGGTCTATGGAGATTACGATAGCGATGGAGTGACCTCGGCAGCCCTATGGACTCGCTTGCTGCGCCGCCTCGGCGCTGAAGTGGAGGTGTTTGTACCGCATCGCAAGAGAGACGGTTACGACATCCGGCATGCGGCGATCGCACAAGCGAAGGCTCGTGGCGTGCGCCTCATCATCACAACCGACTGCGGCGTTCGCCGTGTGGAGGAGGTTGAATACGCGCGTCAGCTTGGAATAGATGTCATCATCACCGATCATCATTTGCCCCCTGAAGTTCTGCCGCGTGCCGTTGCCGTCGTCAACCCACATCGTGCCGATTCGCGCTATCCGTTTCCCTATTTAGCGGGCGTGGGAGTGGCGTTTCGTTGTGGCGAGGCCCTTGTTCGCCATCTCGGCCTAAAAGTGGAGAGCTATCGCCAAGCCTTTCTAGACCTCGTGACGATCGGCACCATCACCGACCTTATGCCCTTACTCGACGAAAATCGCGTGCTTGTTACCTTTGGACTTCAGCAGCTGCCTTACACCAAGAAGCCAGGTCTTCAGGCACTCCTTGAAGTAAGTGGGGTTCAGAAGCCCCAGGCAGAGGAGAACGCCCCCCTCCTCACGGTGCGCGACATCGGCTTTAGCCTTGGCCCCCGCCTAAATGCGGCGAGTCGTGTGGATGAAACAAAACCCGCTCTCGATCTCCTGCTGACCAGCGATCCGGGCGAGGCAAGGCGCCTCGCAGCCCTGCTGGATGCACAAAACCGCACCCGTCAGGAAGAACAGAAACGGATCTTTCAAGAGGCCATACAGCGAGTGCAGCAAGAGGGTCTGCACGAGCGAGCCTGCATCATCATCAAGGGAACGGGCTGGAGCAGCGGGATCATTGGCCTGGTGGCAGGCAAGCTTACCGAAGCGTTTCATCGCCCCTCCATTGTACTGGCATTGAACCCGCAAACCGGCGAGGGACGCGGTTCAGCGCGCTCTATCGAGGCCTTCGACCTCGGTGAGGCTCTTGAGCTGTGTCGTCCTCTCCTTATTGATGGAGGAGGCCATGCCCATGCTGCTGGGTTCTCCATTCGCCTTGAGAACGTTGCCGACCTTACCCAGCGAATGGAGGAGATCGCACGCCAACGCTTAACGGAGGAAGATCTACAACCCGTTCTCGATATAGATGCCGAGCTCAGCCCTCATCAGATTGATGAAAGGCTTCTGGAGCAGCTTGAGGGCATGGCCCCGTTCGGCATGGAGAACCCCGAGCCCATCTTCGTTAGCTATGGCGCCTTCGTCCGCTCCATCCGCCCGATCGGAAAGGAGTTCCAGCACCTCAAGCTCATCGTGGCGGCGCAAACGTCTCACGAGCCCACCACCTATCCGGCGCTCATGTGGTGGCAAGGGACCCTCGCGTCAGAGTTGGCTCCTGGCCCAGCCGACATCTGCTATCGTCTTCAACGCAACACCTACCAAGGAGAGCGTCGGATTCAACTGCTTGTGGAAGACATCCGACAGGGAAACCGCTAA
- a CDS encoding DUF190 domain-containing protein translates to MKIEGIGKVLTIYIGSSDKWHGKPLYAAIVERARQEGLAGATVLEGVVGYGANSRIHRSKLLDLSTDLPIRIEIIDQPERINGFLPILDEMVQEGLITVRDCEIIKYTHSQAP, encoded by the coding sequence ATGAAGATAGAAGGTATTGGCAAAGTGCTCACAATCTATATAGGCAGTTCGGATAAGTGGCATGGAAAGCCTCTCTATGCGGCCATTGTGGAGCGCGCTCGGCAGGAAGGTTTGGCCGGGGCCACCGTTCTGGAGGGGGTTGTCGGTTACGGAGCCAACTCGCGCATCCATCGCAGTAAGCTTCTCGACCTCTCAACCGACCTACCCATTCGCATTGAGATCATCGATCAGCCGGAGCGTATCAACGGTTTTCTGCCGATTCTGGATGAGATGGTTCAGGAAGGGCTTATTACCGTCCGAGACTGCGAGATCATCAAATATACACATTCGCAAGCCCCGTGA
- the crcB gene encoding fluoride efflux transporter CrcB, translating into MKDVFLRMLYVGVGGFLGANARYFLGVWIQQHVNGFPAGTLVINITGSFVLGFMVTLGQLLVWDRRWTLLIPIGFIGAYTTFSTFENDSLGLVSDGEWLRLGGYVVGSVLGGFLAVYLGRVCALLLLGRTV; encoded by the coding sequence ATGAAGGATGTCTTTCTCCGTATGCTCTATGTGGGAGTAGGTGGTTTTTTAGGCGCCAACGCCCGCTACTTTTTAGGAGTATGGATTCAGCAGCACGTTAATGGGTTTCCGGCAGGAACCCTCGTGATCAACATTACCGGCTCCTTCGTCTTGGGGTTTATGGTGACATTGGGGCAGCTTTTAGTATGGGATAGGCGGTGGACGCTGCTCATTCCCATCGGGTTCATTGGGGCCTACACCACGTTCTCGACCTTCGAAAACGACTCGCTAGGCCTGGTCTCCGATGGGGAGTGGCTACGTCTTGGCGGCTATGTGGTCGGAAGCGTTCTAGGTGGTTTTCTCGCGGTCTATCTAGGAAGAGTGTGTGCTTTGTTGCTTTTAGGCCGAACGGTTTAG
- a CDS encoding tetratricopeptide repeat protein, with product MQHNRLFELTGLESVGGLSALCFTPDENHIVVGSTKGTIWFQEARPNSEPIVLGHHREPVWAVNALDAELVASASEDGTVRVWHLEQQRCHHIFRAAFPLRTMVCADGLLVMGGKSRHLLCQDVYTWQVLPDLGPHNGEVTALALSADGKILFAGLGSHQGGIYVWDLQKGEAITLLTGPGAPVTALACHPKEEHLLAAYANGELICWHMQEKRQVERFELGEVVFDMAFLHPHAVVVRTGTGKLDIWSLRPLAPAFSCLVAPITARAFALAPGKGLIAIAASDGKVYVCTYPQQHPSSPSHGHHRDQGPVGEAPKTPPPVETEDPEGDYDLAKRAIEKSPSFENLMRLGQACARLSLYREALETFERAVTIDSGHPEARFQVGMFSLHLGEFAKAKEAFRTVLDLVPDHAPAHNNLGTLLLQAGQFDAALAHFRKAVQIRPNYPLAYVNLGLAYRYLQKPEKAKAAFQQAIELAPYLPVAHYQMGLLCLELGDQNGAREHYLILTQLDRRLAVRLREHLFRVPTDLTEQKWKEIHRLSERLLRSAAQGDTETVALLLALGASVHETEPEMERTALLLASAGGHIRTIDLLLDAGAEANESDRFGKTALYLAAEGGHVEALRRLLRARANPNFADCNGQTPLHVAASRGCELSVFLLLEAGAMDDLMDNQGKTPLELAQANRHWDCVKLLKNVGAVMPSASLSGLLKSSLP from the coding sequence ATGCAACACAACAGGTTGTTCGAGCTAACCGGTCTGGAGTCGGTGGGGGGTCTTAGCGCGCTTTGCTTCACACCCGATGAGAATCACATCGTGGTGGGTAGCACAAAGGGAACAATATGGTTTCAAGAGGCACGTCCTAACAGCGAACCGATAGTGTTGGGGCACCATCGAGAGCCGGTGTGGGCTGTTAATGCTTTAGATGCGGAACTGGTGGCATCGGCCTCGGAAGATGGAACAGTCCGAGTTTGGCATCTTGAGCAACAGCGCTGTCATCACATTTTTCGTGCTGCCTTTCCGCTGCGCACAATGGTGTGTGCCGACGGGCTGCTTGTAATGGGAGGGAAAAGTCGTCATCTCCTTTGTCAGGATGTCTACACATGGCAGGTGCTGCCGGATCTGGGCCCCCATAATGGGGAGGTTACGGCGTTGGCGCTTTCTGCAGATGGCAAGATTCTTTTTGCCGGCCTAGGTTCTCATCAGGGAGGGATCTATGTTTGGGATTTGCAGAAGGGCGAGGCGATCACGCTGTTGACAGGGCCGGGTGCACCTGTAACGGCCTTGGCCTGCCATCCGAAAGAGGAGCATCTCCTTGCGGCCTATGCCAATGGGGAGCTGATCTGCTGGCATATGCAGGAAAAGCGGCAGGTTGAGCGGTTCGAACTCGGTGAGGTCGTTTTCGACATGGCTTTCCTTCACCCTCATGCAGTGGTGGTTCGGACAGGCACTGGTAAACTCGATATTTGGAGCCTAAGGCCTCTAGCACCCGCATTTTCATGCTTGGTCGCTCCTATAACGGCACGCGCCTTTGCGCTTGCGCCCGGGAAAGGCCTCATCGCTATTGCGGCTTCTGACGGGAAAGTCTATGTCTGCACCTATCCGCAACAGCACCCCTCCTCTCCTTCGCACGGTCATCATCGCGACCAGGGGCCTGTAGGTGAAGCACCCAAAACCCCTCCTCCCGTAGAAACCGAAGACCCTGAGGGCGACTACGATCTGGCAAAGCGGGCGATCGAGAAAAGCCCTTCTTTTGAAAACCTCATGCGCCTTGGGCAAGCTTGTGCTCGCCTCTCCCTCTATCGAGAGGCGCTCGAGACCTTCGAGCGCGCCGTGACTATCGATTCGGGACATCCAGAAGCGCGCTTTCAGGTGGGGATGTTCTCTCTGCATCTTGGAGAGTTCGCAAAGGCCAAAGAGGCCTTTCGAACTGTGCTCGATCTTGTGCCAGATCACGCTCCGGCCCACAATAACTTGGGCACTCTTTTGTTACAGGCAGGCCAATTCGATGCGGCTCTAGCGCATTTTCGCAAAGCCGTCCAAATTCGCCCGAACTATCCTTTAGCCTACGTAAACCTTGGCCTTGCCTATCGGTACCTTCAAAAACCGGAAAAGGCGAAGGCCGCATTTCAACAAGCCATCGAGCTTGCGCCCTATCTACCTGTTGCCCACTATCAGATGGGGCTGCTCTGTTTGGAGCTGGGAGACCAGAACGGGGCACGGGAACACTATCTCATCCTTACACAGCTTGATCGACGTCTCGCGGTAAGGCTGCGCGAGCACTTGTTTCGCGTCCCCACCGACCTGACAGAGCAGAAATGGAAAGAGATACACCGCCTTTCGGAGCGCTTGTTGCGGTCTGCGGCTCAAGGAGACACAGAGACGGTCGCGCTGCTGTTGGCGCTAGGTGCTTCCGTACATGAGACAGAACCGGAGATGGAGCGTACAGCGCTGCTGTTAGCATCCGCTGGAGGCCACATCCGTACCATCGATCTGTTGCTCGATGCCGGTGCGGAGGCAAACGAGAGCGATCGTTTTGGCAAAACGGCTCTTTATCTGGCAGCGGAGGGAGGACATGTGGAGGCGTTGCGACGTCTGCTGCGCGCCCGCGCAAACCCGAATTTTGCCGACTGTAACGGGCAAACCCCTCTTCATGTTGCCGCTAGCAGAGGCTGCGAATTGAGTGTGTTCCTGCTGCTTGAGGCCGGTGCCATGGATGACCTGATGGATAATCAGGGCAAAACACCTCTTGAGCTTGCCCAAGCGAATCGGCATTGGGACTGTGTGAAGCTGCTTAAAAATGTGGGAGCCGTGATGCCCTCGGCGTCGCTGAGTGGGTTGCTCAAATCGTCGTTACCATAG